From the Acidovorax carolinensis genome, one window contains:
- a CDS encoding DUF736 domain-containing protein: MATIGTFTADKDGFTGSLRTLTLNVKAKLVSNDKGGNENAPDFRIQASGYDVGAAWKKTSEAGRAYVSCTLDDPSFPATVYARLIEEEDGTHTLIWSRSKPQAA, encoded by the coding sequence ATGGCAACCATCGGCACCTTCACCGCAGACAAAGACGGTTTCACCGGCTCGCTTCGCACCCTGACGCTCAACGTCAAGGCCAAGCTGGTTTCCAACGACAAGGGCGGCAACGAGAACGCCCCGGACTTCCGCATCCAGGCATCCGGCTACGACGTGGGCGCGGCGTGGAAGAAGACCAGCGAGGCCGGCCGAGCCTACGTGTCCTGCACCCTCGATGACCCTTCGTTTCCGGCGACGGTCTATGCCCGCCTGATTGAGGAAGAAGACGGCACGCACACCCTGATCTGGTCGCGCAGCAAGCCACAGGCGGCCTGA